One part of the Carassius gibelio isolate Cgi1373 ecotype wild population from Czech Republic chromosome B6, carGib1.2-hapl.c, whole genome shotgun sequence genome encodes these proteins:
- the c1qtnf6b gene encoding complement C1q tumor necrosis factor-related protein 1, whose product MLAVFLLLLASVASVPSPSRPTPKYCRRCCDHLDPPLSPAPQPAANHTPEIRTIINMTILKGDKGERGDRGTPGKAGVDGPPGLRGETGPKGSKGDTGVPGDPCKVQQSSFSVGRRKALHSADHYQALVFDTIFVNLGEHFNMFKGKFYCSVPGVYFFNVNIHTWNFKETYLHLMHNERPQVILYTQPSERSIMQSQSVMLSLELNDEVWVRLYKRQRDNAIYSDDVDVYITFNGHLVAPRV is encoded by the exons ATGTTGGCTGTGTTTCTGCTGCTGTTGGCCTCCGTGGCATCCGTCCCGTCTCCCTCCAGACCCACACCCAAATACTGCCGCAGGTGCTGCGATCACCTGGACCCGCCCCTGAGCCCCGCCCCCCAGCCTGCAGCCAATCACACGCCAGAGATCCGCACCATCATTAACATGACCATCCTCAAAG GGGATAAAGGAGAGCGAGGGGACCGAGGGACGCCTGGTAAAGCCGGAGTGGACGGACCCCCTGGACTCAGAGGAGAGACGGGGCCCAAAGGCAGTAAAGGAGACACCGGGGTCCCCGGAGACCCCTGCAAGGTCCAGCAGTCGTCCTTCTCCGTGGGCCGACGCAAAGCTCTGCACAGCGCTGATCACTACCAGGCTCTGGTCTTCGACACGATCTTCGTCAACCTGGGCGAACACTTCAACATGTTCAAGGGGAAGTTCTACTGCTCCGTCCCGGGAGTCTATTTCTTCAACGTGAACATTCACACCTGGAACTTCAAGGAGACGTACCTGCACCTGATGCACAACGAGCGTCCGCAGGTGATCCTGTACACGCAGCCCAGCGAGCGCTCCATCATGCAGAGCCAGAGCGTCATGCTGTCGCTGGAGCTCAACGATGAGGTCTGGGTGCGGCTCTACAAGCGCCAGAGAGACAACGCCATCTACAGCGACGACGTGGACGTCTACATCACCTTCAACGGACACCTGGTGGCTCCTCGAGTCTAG